The following are encoded in a window of Streptococcus pasteurianus genomic DNA:
- a CDS encoding glucosyltransferase domain-containing protein — protein MKNKVNDFVNLNKQKIFIIFVLYCVSACSIGVVNYPYIDDIARRIEGVGNFAAHYSRYLSEFASYIVQGSHHLTDTGLTTFVVSAIILTLTSVVVLYVMFDGEQISWVSAMGSVFIGINPWFLEPISFRFDAPYICLSVLVSVIPFLFFYSKKRNYFLLSIIGIFLMCNSYQGSSGIYIIMLLTLLYRDFLKGVEISELLKKLLISALAYVISMGVYLLETKLNPELALRGDTTSIAPLKAMPAAVFNNLRVYFITLKSQSTNAWLYLAIVLFIMFFVYMTYSSKINKLISSIFGIIYLALGSILSFGVYMFFSTPLADDRPRYEYGFAYFIAIIMILLGSYSSNKVIDYVKGLVVVLLVYYSVSFAFIYASALDNQKEAFEDSAVMLAEDLNDYVTADNQTVYISSMFKDSPAYLNTLKTYPILDDLIPSNASLYWPNLLWFNTLTNLNVNLVGFDFNTIDMNTLELLESNKLWDIYQLNGEIYVYTK, from the coding sequence ATGAAAAATAAAGTTAATGATTTTGTTAATTTGAATAAGCAAAAAATATTTATAATTTTTGTATTGTATTGCGTTTCTGCTTGTTCAATAGGTGTAGTTAATTATCCTTATATAGATGATATTGCTCGACGTATTGAAGGAGTTGGAAACTTTGCAGCTCATTACTCACGCTATTTAAGTGAATTTGCTTCGTATATCGTTCAAGGAAGTCATCATTTAACAGATACAGGTTTGACCACTTTTGTGGTAAGTGCAATTATTTTAACACTTACAAGCGTAGTCGTTTTATATGTTATGTTTGATGGCGAGCAAATTTCGTGGGTTTCAGCAATGGGTTCAGTTTTTATAGGTATAAATCCATGGTTTTTGGAACCAATTAGTTTTAGATTTGACGCACCTTATATTTGTCTTTCTGTATTGGTATCAGTTATTCCATTTCTTTTCTTTTATTCAAAAAAAAGAAACTATTTTCTTTTATCAATTATTGGAATTTTTTTGATGTGTAATTCTTATCAAGGCTCTTCAGGAATTTATATTATAATGTTATTAACATTACTTTATCGTGATTTTTTGAAGGGCGTTGAGATATCCGAACTCTTAAAAAAACTTTTAATAAGTGCTTTAGCCTATGTGATTTCAATGGGAGTATACCTCTTAGAAACGAAATTGAACCCCGAATTAGCATTACGTGGTGATACAACTAGTATAGCACCTTTGAAGGCTATGCCAGCTGCAGTTTTTAATAATCTTAGAGTGTATTTTATAACTTTAAAAAGCCAAAGTACCAATGCTTGGTTATATCTTGCTATTGTATTATTTATAATGTTTTTTGTTTATATGACGTATAGTAGCAAGATTAATAAATTAATATCAAGTATTTTTGGAATTATATATCTTGCTCTTGGTTCTATTTTGAGTTTTGGAGTTTATATGTTCTTTTCAACTCCACTTGCAGACGATCGCCCCAGATATGAATATGGTTTTGCATATTTTATTGCTATTATCATGATTCTGTTAGGAAGTTATTCTAGCAATAAGGTGATTGATTATGTTAAAGGTTTAGTAGTAGTTTTATTAGTGTATTACTCTGTATCGTTTGCATTTATATATGCCAGTGCCTTAGATAATCAGAAAGAAGCATTTGAAGATAGTGCAGTTATGTTAGCCGAAGATTTAAATGATTATGTTACAGCTGATAATCAAACAGTATATATTAGTTCAATGTTTAAGGATTCTCCAGCTTATCTTAATACTCTAAAAACATATCCTATACTGGATGATTTAATTCCAAGTAATGCTAGTCTTTATTGGCCAAATCTACTATGGTTTAATACTTTGACAAATTTAAATGTCAATCTAGTTGGTTTTGATTTTAATACAATTGATATGAACACTTTGGAGTTGCTCGAGTCAAATAAATTATGGGATATTTACCAATTGAACGGGGAAATTTATGTCTATACTAAATAG
- a CDS encoding glycosyltransferase family 2 protein → MKKLSIVVPCYNEQETIYPFLEETQKVEQKLKNHLVFDYIFVNDGSKDETLNVLRDVASRFPNVHYLSFSRNFGKEAGLLAGLEAADGDLITVMDADLQDPPELLINMYQKILEGYDVVGTRRADRKGEPVIRSFFSKMFYKIINAVSDTEMVDGARDFRLMTRQVVDSILELGEVNRFSKGIFSWVGYNVTYIAYENRERVAGETSWNFWSLLKYSMEGFINFSEAPLNLSLWAGAVSFLASILGILFIIVRKLTIGGSVTGWASLVCIILFIGGIQLLALGIIGKYISKIFLETKKRPAYIVKEKG, encoded by the coding sequence ATGAAAAAACTATCTATCGTTGTTCCTTGTTACAATGAGCAAGAAACAATTTACCCATTTTTGGAAGAAACTCAAAAAGTCGAGCAAAAGTTAAAAAATCATTTGGTATTTGATTATATTTTTGTTAATGACGGTTCAAAAGATGAGACATTGAACGTATTGCGTGATGTTGCAAGTCGTTTTCCTAACGTTCATTATCTATCTTTCTCACGTAACTTTGGGAAAGAAGCAGGGCTTTTAGCAGGGCTTGAGGCAGCTGATGGTGATTTAATTACTGTTATGGATGCGGACTTACAAGATCCACCTGAGCTTTTGATTAATATGTATCAGAAGATTTTAGAAGGCTATGATGTTGTTGGAACACGTCGCGCCGACCGTAAAGGTGAACCAGTCATTCGTTCTTTCTTTTCTAAGATGTTTTATAAAATAATAAATGCTGTTTCAGATACTGAGATGGTAGACGGTGCGCGTGATTTCCGTCTGATGACTAGACAAGTTGTTGATAGCATTTTAGAACTTGGTGAAGTCAATCGTTTTTCAAAGGGAATTTTCTCATGGGTTGGTTACAATGTGACTTACATTGCTTATGAAAATCGTGAGCGTGTCGCTGGTGAAACGTCATGGAACTTTTGGAGTTTATTAAAATACTCAATGGAAGGGTTCATCAACTTTTCTGAAGCGCCATTGAATCTTTCTTTGTGGGCTGGTGCAGTATCATTTTTAGCATCAATTTTAGGAATTTTATTTATTATTGTTCGAAAATTGACTATCGGTGGTAGCGTCACTGGTTGGGCTAGTCTAGTTTGTATCATCTTGTTCATTGGTGGTATTCAACTGCTTGCTCTCGGAATCATTGGAAAATACATTTCCAAAATTTTCCTTGAAACCAAAAAACGCCCAGCTTACATTGTAAAAGAAAAAGGGTAA
- a CDS encoding LTA synthase family protein, protein MMKKFLKSFDWVNLLRIVLLIIFLFYINFYLVNSYVLKGAISDLSLGFQSSLHFSLIAYILSIVGISFYLVKDLSKTFFIKLVSGYFIYQIVSYFILVTRNLNNEKFKVWDLIKNHFFQPNFLVTLLIIIGISGVLYFLIQKNRYLAFIEDYLQDYDSKNTILFGFLASFVVNDRQMLKIFKELVYSYLSDNDYVHFIIHLSSNLALTLMVMGVVSYFVINAYQAIVTNSPTPSLMITVSFALATIFNYTLQLGVRSDETLLDKFIFPGATAYQIIALTYLFLIIYLVFNRFLSATFLIIVTGVIISVVNNIKEGLRSEPLLITDFVWLKEISLLTSFVDKSVIIYIVLGVIATLGVYILLRKRILPGKIFNIKRLRFSFLGVLIGLGVFNFIVFRNETDSKIIDNIPVVSKVNNWVDINWMGFSTNASYKSLTYVWTKQLTKSVMETPDGYSEEKIKELAEKYRNEALIINASRANKIEDQTVIFILSESFSDPSRVPGVTLSENVIPNITQIKDEYTSGLMISDFYGGGTANMEIQALTGLSYSNLSPSVSVMNTEVLPKMSYIPSISDSYTDDEKIAVHLHNGANYSRNIVYKDLGFDTFIALDGTDDKPTQLEYLSSGARDSSTYYAVTSNLSSDTSQFFSVITMQNHIPWEAEEPAEITAYGEGLSDEENESLTSYARLLNITDSATADFLNELSGYDKKITVVFYGDHLPGLYPASIFSSNPLNQYETDYFIWSNYETEKLSYPSVNSSDFPALVLKQTDSKVSPYYALLTDILEAENQSSDDLEALSMDLQMLQYDLTLGNSYITKVDEKFFETE, encoded by the coding sequence ATGATGAAAAAGTTTTTGAAAAGTTTTGATTGGGTTAATCTTCTAAGGATAGTTTTATTAATTATTTTTCTATTTTACATCAATTTTTATTTAGTAAATTCTTATGTACTTAAAGGGGCAATAAGTGATTTGTCTTTAGGGTTTCAATCCAGCTTACATTTTAGCCTGATTGCCTATATTTTATCTATTGTGGGGATAAGTTTTTACCTTGTTAAGGATCTGAGTAAAACATTCTTTATAAAGTTAGTTTCTGGATATTTTATTTATCAGATTGTTTCCTATTTTATTTTAGTAACAAGAAATTTAAATAATGAAAAGTTTAAAGTATGGGATTTGATTAAAAATCATTTTTTCCAACCGAATTTTCTTGTTACACTTTTGATTATTATAGGTATTTCAGGAGTACTATATTTTTTAATTCAAAAAAATAGGTATCTTGCATTTATTGAAGATTATCTTCAGGATTATGATTCTAAAAACACAATTCTTTTTGGATTTTTAGCATCTTTTGTCGTTAATGATAGACAGATGCTAAAGATTTTCAAAGAATTAGTATACTCTTATCTTTCTGATAATGATTATGTTCACTTTATAATTCACTTGTCTAGCAATCTTGCTTTAACTTTAATGGTTATGGGAGTAGTGTCTTATTTTGTGATTAATGCTTATCAAGCAATTGTTACAAATTCTCCTACTCCATCATTGATGATAACTGTAAGCTTTGCATTAGCAACTATTTTTAATTATACGTTACAGCTAGGAGTTAGAAGTGATGAAACATTACTAGATAAATTTATTTTTCCAGGAGCAACAGCTTATCAAATTATTGCTTTAACATATCTCTTTTTAATTATCTATCTTGTATTTAATCGCTTTTTATCTGCAACTTTCCTTATTATTGTAACTGGAGTGATTATATCTGTTGTTAATAATATTAAGGAAGGTCTGCGAAGTGAGCCTCTTCTTATTACAGACTTTGTTTGGTTAAAAGAGATTTCGTTGTTAACTAGTTTTGTCGATAAAAGTGTTATTATTTATATTGTGCTTGGTGTCATTGCAACACTTGGTGTCTATATTCTGTTAAGGAAACGTATTTTACCTGGAAAAATTTTTAACATTAAAAGATTACGATTCTCCTTCTTAGGAGTGTTAATTGGTCTTGGAGTTTTCAATTTTATTGTCTTTAGAAATGAAACAGATTCTAAAATTATTGATAATATCCCCGTTGTTTCCAAGGTTAATAATTGGGTTGATATTAATTGGATGGGATTTTCGACTAATGCTAGCTATAAATCGTTGACATATGTTTGGACAAAGCAATTAACCAAATCGGTAATGGAAACTCCTGATGGGTATAGCGAAGAGAAAATTAAAGAGCTTGCGGAAAAGTATCGCAATGAAGCTTTAATAATTAATGCTTCTAGAGCTAATAAAATTGAAGACCAAACAGTCATCTTTATTTTAAGTGAAAGTTTTTCAGACCCGAGTCGTGTTCCAGGTGTTACTTTATCTGAAAATGTTATTCCAAATATTACCCAAATAAAAGATGAATATACAAGTGGTTTGATGATATCAGATTTTTATGGTGGTGGTACAGCTAACATGGAAATTCAGGCTTTGACAGGTTTATCCTATTCTAATTTATCGCCTAGCGTTTCTGTTATGAATACTGAGGTGCTTCCTAAAATGTCGTATATTCCTTCTATAAGTGATAGTTATACTGATGACGAAAAAATTGCAGTACATCTTCATAATGGCGCAAATTATTCTCGAAATATTGTTTATAAAGATTTAGGATTTGACACTTTTATAGCTTTGGATGGTACTGACGATAAGCCGACACAATTAGAGTATCTCAGTTCAGGGGCTAGAGATAGCTCAACTTACTATGCTGTCACAAGTAACTTATCATCAGATACAAGCCAATTTTTCTCAGTTATCACCATGCAAAACCATATTCCTTGGGAAGCAGAGGAGCCAGCAGAGATTACTGCTTATGGAGAAGGATTATCAGATGAGGAGAATGAAAGTTTAACTAGCTATGCTAGACTTTTAAACATTACTGATTCAGCAACTGCCGACTTTCTTAACGAGTTATCTGGTTATGACAAAAAAATAACGGTTGTTTTTTATGGTGATCATTTGCCAGGATTGTATCCTGCAAGCATATTCTCAAGTAATCCTTTAAATCAATATGAAACTGATTATTTTATTTGGAGTAACTATGAAACAGAAAAACTATCTTATCCATCTGTTAATTCAAGTGATTTCCCAGCACTTGTACTAAAACAAACAGATTCAAAAGTTTCTCCTTACTATGCTTTATTAACTGATATTCTAGAAGCTGAAAATCAATCTTCTGACGATTTAGAAGCTTTATCAATGGATTTACAGATGTTGCAGTATGACCTTACATTAGGAAATAGTTATATAACAAAAGTGGATGAGAAATTTTTTGAGACTGAATAA
- a CDS encoding rhamnan synthesis F family protein, with amino-acid sequence MKRLLLYVHFNKYNKISEHVYYQLEHMHPLFSKVIFISNSQLDEGEVGKLRQSQLIDAFIQRENIGYDFAAWHDGMAFEGFENLKAYDSVTAMNDTCFGPLWDMAPVYDKYESDEKVDFWGMTNHRAIDAGHIYIDEHLQSYFMSFKKSIVISEVFQEFWKSVEAYTDVQKVIDNYETKYTKRFVDAGFRYASVLNTVPIADNFFHSNFTIHYPHVLLDNHVPFIKIKTFDLIQHLAPYLLKEIEKVSNYPTKLILDHMSDISLPTPPYLLDRKVLKVVEKEYSNTKKVAVHLHTFYVDLLEEFLNQFENFHFDYDLFLTTDTEAKKAEIESILEKNGKTAQVFLTGNRGRDIIPMLKLKEELSSYDYIGHFHTKKSPEYPYWVGDSWRNELYQMLIQSADNVLANLENNDNLGLVIADIPSFFRYTKIVDPWNENRFADGMNELWERMNLGRQIDFNNLSTFIMSYGTFIWFKHDTLKPLFDLELTDDEIPSEPIPQHTILHSIERILVYLAWANNYDYAIAKNDIYITPFVDNVVFNIRPNTMPNTYVNFDNIGGIKGALKYIYRGPGSAIKYIVKRMVLKFKS; translated from the coding sequence ATGAAACGCTTACTCTTATATGTTCATTTCAATAAATATAATAAAATTAGTGAGCATGTCTATTATCAACTAGAACATATGCACCCTCTCTTTTCAAAAGTAATCTTTATTTCAAATAGTCAACTTGATGAGGGTGAAGTTGGTAAATTACGTCAAAGTCAATTAATTGATGCTTTTATACAACGTGAAAATATTGGATACGATTTTGCAGCATGGCATGATGGTATGGCTTTTGAAGGTTTTGAAAACTTAAAAGCTTATGATTCAGTAACTGCAATGAATGATACTTGCTTTGGACCACTTTGGGATATGGCTCCTGTATATGATAAGTATGAATCAGATGAAAAAGTTGACTTTTGGGGAATGACAAATCATAGAGCGATTGATGCGGGTCATATTTATATTGATGAACATTTACAATCATATTTTATGTCTTTTAAGAAAAGTATTGTAATTTCTGAAGTTTTTCAAGAGTTTTGGAAGTCTGTTGAAGCATATACAGATGTTCAAAAAGTTATTGATAATTATGAAACGAAATATACTAAGCGTTTTGTTGATGCTGGTTTTCGTTATGCTTCTGTATTGAATACAGTACCAATTGCAGATAATTTTTTCCATTCTAATTTTACAATTCATTATCCACATGTACTTTTAGATAATCATGTTCCGTTTATAAAAATAAAAACTTTTGATTTGATACAACATTTAGCGCCTTATTTGTTGAAAGAAATTGAAAAAGTCTCTAATTATCCAACGAAATTAATTTTAGATCATATGTCGGATATAAGTCTTCCTACCCCACCTTATTTGTTAGATCGTAAAGTACTTAAGGTAGTTGAAAAAGAATATTCAAATACTAAAAAAGTAGCAGTTCATCTTCATACTTTTTACGTTGATTTGTTAGAGGAATTTTTAAATCAATTTGAGAATTTCCATTTTGACTATGACTTGTTTTTGACAACTGATACAGAAGCTAAAAAAGCAGAGATTGAGTCTATCCTTGAGAAAAATGGTAAAACAGCTCAAGTCTTTCTAACAGGAAATCGGGGTCGTGATATTATTCCAATGTTAAAATTGAAAGAAGAATTATCTTCATATGATTATATTGGGCATTTTCATACTAAAAAATCTCCAGAATATCCTTATTGGGTAGGGGATTCATGGAGAAATGAACTTTATCAGATGTTAATTCAATCTGCTGATAATGTCTTAGCTAATCTAGAAAATAACGATAATCTTGGACTTGTTATTGCTGATATCCCATCCTTCTTTAGATATACTAAAATAGTTGATCCTTGGAACGAAAATCGATTTGCTGATGGCATGAATGAACTTTGGGAACGTATGAATCTCGGGCGACAAATTGATTTTAATAACTTGAGTACGTTTATCATGAGCTATGGAACTTTTATTTGGTTCAAACATGATACACTTAAACCACTATTTGATTTAGAGTTGACGGACGATGAAATACCATCAGAACCAATTCCACAACATACAATTTTGCATTCAATTGAACGTATCCTAGTTTATCTTGCATGGGCAAATAATTATGATTATGCCATTGCTAAAAACGATATCTATATAACACCATTTGTGGATAATGTGGTGTTTAATATTCGTCCGAATACAATGCCTAACACCTACGTGAACTTTGACAACATTGGTGGTATTAAAGGAGCGCTTAAGTATATTTACCGTGGTCCAGGTAGTGCTATTAAATATATTGTCAAGAGGATGGTACTGAAATTTAAATCATGA